The sequence below is a genomic window from Bacteroidales bacterium.
AAAGTTCCCGGTGAAATTTGCATGTGCATATTTCTGTTGTTATTTCTGTATTTATTTTTAATGTAAGTGTTTTTAAAATTCAGCAGCCCCTTATTGGTACTTGGAATTAAAAAATTAGCCATATAAAACGACAATGCGGTAAGCAAAAATGCTGTAAACATATATGGTCGTAACATTCGGTTAAAACTTACGCCACTGCTCAATATGGCAACAATTTCTGAATAGGAAGCCATTTTTGAAGTGAAGAAAATAACAGCGATAAATGTAAAAAGCGGACTGAAAAGATTTGCAAAATATGGAATAAAATTCAGGTAATAATCAAATATTATTTCGTTTAATGGCGCCTGACTTTGAATGAGGTCATCAATATTTTCCGACAAATCGAAAATTATGACAATCATGATTATCAATGCAATAGAAAGGAAGAAGGCCCCTAAAAATTTTCTGATAATATAAAAATCAATTTTTTTCAACACAGAATGCTTCAAGATGGTAAATGATAAACAACAAATTTAATCTATTTCGTATTATCGGAAAATAAAAAAACCTGCCGTAACGGGCAGGTTTTTAAAAAAAATATTGTGTTTATTCCTCATCTTTTTCTTGTTCTTCGTAAGCTTTAAGCAGCTGAGTCTGTATTTCTCCAGGCACCTGGGTATATTCTGAGAATTTCATACCGTAAGTGGCACGTCCACTTGTTATGGAACTTAAAGCTGTAGAATACCTGTTCATTTCTGCTAAAGGAACTTTTGCTAAAATTTTCTGGTAGTTTCCTTCGCTGTCCATGCCCATAATTACCGCTCTTCGGCCTTGCAGGTCTGTCATTACGTCTCCCATTTTATCTTCAGGTACAATTACTTCCACGTCGTATATAGGCTCGAGAATTTTAGGGCCGGCATTTTTAAATGCTTCTTTAAATGCATTTCTTCCGGCGAGTTTGAATGATATTTCGTTGGAGTCCACGGGGTGCATTTTACCATCATAAATATAAACTGCAATGTCGCGGGCATAAGAGCCTGTTAGCGGACCTTCTTCCATTTTTTCCATGATTCCTTTCAGAATGGCAGGCATAAAACGTGCGTCAATGGAGCCGCCTACAATGCAATTGTGAAATATTAGTTTTCCACCCCATGACAGTTCATGTTGTTCTTTTCCACGAATAGGAAATTCGGTAGGTTCAACCATATTTTCTGTGAAAGGCTGTATCAGCAAATGCACTTCGCCAAACTGACCTGCTCCGCCTGATTGTTTTTTGTGGCGATATACGGATTTTGATTGTTTGGTGATGGTTTCACGATATGGTATCCTGGGAGGAAGAAATTCTATATCGATTTTATTAATTTTTTCAATTTGCCATTTGGCTATGGTGAGGTGTAATTCTCCCTGTCCGTGTAAAATAAGTTGTTTGAGTTCTTTGGAATATTCAGGAATTAAGGTAGGGTCAATTTTACGCATGTCATTTAATATCCCGCCAAGCTTTTCATCATCTGCAGTATTAAGGGCTTTCACAGCAACACGATATTTCGGGTTCGGGAATTCTATAGGCTTCAGTTGTATTTCTGAATTTTTTGAAAAGTTTAAGGTGTTATTTGTATAAGAGTTTTTCAGTTTGATGGTAGCAGCAAAATCTCCTGCAACAACTTTGGCAATTTTTTCACGATTTTTTCCGGCACAAACAAACACTTGCGAAATTCGCTCTTTGGTGCTGTTGTTAACATTGACCATATCCAAAGCTTCAGTGATTTCACCCGATAACACTTTGAAATAGGATACTTCACCAATATGTGTTTCTATGGATGTTTTAAAAATAAAAGCGCTGGCAGGCTCTGTAATTATACAGGGGATATCTTTACCTTCAACGGTTTTTGGAGGTGCAACTTCGTCGGGGGATGGAGTGGAATTAGCGATAAATTCCAGCAATGAACTTACCCCTAAATTATTTTTTGATGATGTGCATAAAACCGGGAAAAGATTTCTGTGAGTAATACCAAGTTTTATACCTCTGAAAAGTTCTTCTTCAGTCAAAGTGCCTTTATCAAAAAATATTTCCATAAGCGATTCATCGCTCTCGGCGGCAGCTTCAATCAGAGCAGCATGCAATTCTTCGGCTTTGACTTTTTCACTGTCAGGTATGTCTAATATTTCAGCTTTACCGTCTTTGTTGTATTTAAATAACTTCATTTTTAAAAGGTCAACAACGGAATCAAATCCGATACCGGTGTTCAAGGCATATTGTACTAGAGTAACTTTTGCACCAAATTGATTTTTAAGCTGCCTGATATTTTCTTCAAAATTTGCTTTTTCATGTTCTAGCTGGTTGACGACAAATATTACAGGAACATTTTGCTTATTGGTATGGCGCCATGTAATTTCTGTACCCACTTCAACGCCATTTTGTGCATTGACTACCATGAGTGCTGTTTCACAGACTTTTAAGGATGAAAACACTTCCCCGATAAAATCATCAAAACCGGGATTATCAATAATATTTATTTTTTTGCCGGCGTATTCCGTGTACATCACGGTTGAATAAACCGAATTTTGACGCTCAAGTTCTATTTCGCGATAGTCAGAAACGGTATTATTATCTTCCACGCTACCTCTTCTTTTAATCACGCCACCTTCAAAAAGCATACATTCAGCCAGGGTGGTTTTCCCTGATTTTGCGCCACCAATCAACGCAATGTTTTTAATCTCATTAGTCTGATAAACCTTCATTTTTTATAAGTTGTAATAAATTAATAAATAAATTTTCAAAAAAGGTCAGCAAAGATATGAAAATATATGATAAAAAATACAGAATTTACAAAAGGCTTAATCCATGAGTTTATTATCTTTCCAATTCCCGCATACCTTTTTGCCTGAAGCATAAGTAAAGCAACCCTGCCCATGAAATTTATTTTGCCGAAACATTCCATCGTATTGTGAACCGTCAGGCATGATCAGAAATCCTTTGCCATCTTTCGTATTGTTTTTGAGATGGCCTTTGTATGTTTTTCCGTTTTCACAGGTAAAAGTTCCTTCACCGTTCATTTTGCTGTTTTTCCACTCGCCCTGATAAGTACAACCTTTATATTCTCCTTCAGCATATATAAATGTCCCTATTCCGTTACACTGATTTTCCGACCATTCACCATAATAGCTGTCTCCATTGGCATAGAAATACTTCCCTGTTCCCTGAAGTTTGTTGTTGATAAACTGGCCTTCATATCTGTCTCCACTGGCGTATTCAAAAATTCCGTTGCCATTCATCATGTTGTTAGCCCATTCGCCGTTGTACCTGCACCCCTGCCATTTCCCTGATGCAAAAGTAAAAATACCTTTCCCCTGCAATTTATTGTTAGAAAACTCACCTTCATATTTGTCCCCGTTGGGATACGAAAAAACTCCAACACCATTTTTGCAATCACCCGAGACACAACCGAATTTTTGTGCAGGGCAAACAGTATGAACATTGCAAAACAAAACAAAAAAGAGAACAAGATGAAAACTCTTAAAAAAAGTATTAAAGGTTTTCATATAATATATACCAGTTTTCAATTGCTTTTAACTTTTCATCAGAAATACAGAAGTTCTTCTGCCTACTGCCTTTCGGGTTCCATTTGAACATACTTTGAAAGCAGGGTGGCATATTTTTTACTTTCTTCTTTCTGGCCGTATTTATCAGAATAGGCCATCAGTGCCTGTAATATTTGCAATGCTTGCTGCGTGTCCTGACCGTGAAATCCGAGTGTCAGGTCTCTGTTGCTGGCAAAATATGAAACATTTTTTGCAAAAGTTTTTTGGTCCACGCTTTCATAATATTCAAGATCCTGGTCATAAATAGTTCCTACTGTGCTGAATATCTCGTTGGCCTTTGCATTTTCTCCGCACATAAAATATAATTCGGCATATCCTATCATGTATAAATCAAAGGGTACTGCATAATCAGGCATCAGTTCAACACCTTTATTAAGAATTTCCAACGCTTCTTTTTTCTTACCCTCGCTAATCAATGCCTGGGCGAGGCGGGCAAAATTATTGCGGAGGTAGAGCGACATTCCATAACTTTCTTTATCAACATAAACATTTGGGTCGTTGAGGTTGCCGTAAGCAAATTTTTTTGTAAAACAATCGTAAGTTTCATTAGTCAGCACCCCGCCTCTTTTAGCGTCGCCTTTTACAGGCAGAAAACGGTACACACATCCTTCAAGGAAACAGTAGTCGTCAATGTCTATAAAATCTTTTACGCTTGAAGGGCTGGCAAAATATATCGGACGTTCCCAATTATTGGTAGCTATGATATCCAGCAACATCAGGTCGTTTTTATACAAAGTGTTTTTTCTCATTTTCCATGTGATGGCTTTTACCACTTTATCAGTCAGATATGAGGGGACTGTGCCATTGTTACATACTTTTAGAGAGTCTACCTTAAGTGAAAATAACTTAGTTGGCAGATAAGCGACATAACGTTTATCCTGAAGCCTGACTTTATTATCCTGTTTGTCGCTATTGATAAAGTTTATGATTTTTTTCAAGTCCCAGTAGTTGTTTGGGTCTTTCTCGAAATAAGGGACAAAATCGTTGGTTCCGGCAGTATATTTATCTGAAGGTATTGTAAAAGGAAGGGGGTCGGAATCATAAATTTTGTTGAATAACTGATGAATATACCAGTCGCCGGATGCAAGAGTAAAGTTAACCACACGGACATCCGTTCTGAAACCTTCGACTTCCTGAGCGTACCATAGAGGAAAAGTGTCGTTATCTCCATTGGTGATTAAAATTGCATTGGGAGCACATGACGCAAGATAGTTTTTTGCATAGTCTCTGCAGGCGTATTTATCAGAACGGTCGTGGTCGTCCCAGTTTTGATTTGCCATTATAACGGGAACAAGCAGAAGGCCTGTGAGTACAGATGCAAAAACTGCAATGAGTTTGGGTATCTTTAATTTAGATATAAAATGATATATAGCAATAACGCCTAACCCTACCCAAATAGCGAAACTGTAAAATGATCCTGCGTAAGCATAATCACGTTCACGCGGCTGGTAAGGTGTAGGATTCAGGTAAAGAATGATAGCCACACCCGTCATGATGAACAATAACAATACAACAAAGGCGTCTTTTTTATTTTTTCTGAAATGGTATATCAATCCTGCCAGCCCAAGCAGTAAAGGAAGAAAATAATATGTGTTTCTGCCTTTATTAGTCTGCATTTTATCGGTCAGTTTGTCTTGGGACCCTAAACGTGCTGCATCAAGGAAGTTAATGCCACTGAGCCAGTTACCGTTTGCAATATCCTTGTTTCCGGCTTCATCAATGCCAAAACCTTGTATGTCATTTTGCCTCCCGGCAAAATTCCACATAAAATAACGCCAATACTGGTTTCCAAGCTGGTTTTTAAATAAAAACGCCAGATTTTCTCCAAAGGTAGGTTTGCTTTTACCCTTTGTACCTGTCCATGCCATATAGGCTCTTATA
It includes:
- a CDS encoding DUF2723 domain-containing protein, with translation MNFLKNFKVMNNVLGWIVFIFASAVYLLTKEPTVSWWDCGEYISTAYKLEVGHPPGAPFFQLIGRFFTLFAGDDVSKVAMMVNSMSAILSGFAILFLFWTITALAKKLYVKSNSYDLTVPQIYIILGAGLVGALTCTFSDSFWFSAVEGEVYATSAFFTAIVFWAILKWEVVADEKYANRWIVFIAFMIGLSIGVHLLNLLCIPAMTLIYYFRKVKQSRKNFIVTLILSVIILGFIQSGIIPWTVKMAGYFELFFVNTAGMPFNSGTIIYFVIIVGLIVLGLIITKKRAHTIMNTIILSFAFILIGYSSFLVLVIRANANTPINENAPEDALTLLTYLNRDQYGDWPVLYGQYFNTKVVDTKEGNYNYIKGEDKYIRTNRKLSYKYDPAGCGLFPRMWSDQDKHIRAYMAWTGTKGKSKPTFGENLAFLFKNQLGNQYWRYFMWNFAGRQNDIQGFGIDEAGNKDIANGNWLSGINFLDAARLGSQDKLTDKMQTNKGRNTYYFLPLLLGLAGLIYHFRKNKKDAFVVLLLFIMTGVAIILYLNPTPYQPRERDYAYAGSFYSFAIWVGLGVIAIYHFISKLKIPKLIAVFASVLTGLLLVPVIMANQNWDDHDRSDKYACRDYAKNYLASCAPNAILITNGDNDTFPLWYAQEVEGFRTDVRVVNFTLASGDWYIHQLFNKIYDSDPLPFTIPSDKYTAGTNDFVPYFEKDPNNYWDLKKIINFINSDKQDNKVRLQDKRYVAYLPTKLFSLKVDSLKVCNNGTVPSYLTDKVVKAITWKMRKNTLYKNDLMLLDIIATNNWERPIYFASPSSVKDFIDIDDYCFLEGCVYRFLPVKGDAKRGGVLTNETYDCFTKKFAYGNLNDPNVYVDKESYGMSLYLRNNFARLAQALISEGKKKEALEILNKGVELMPDYAVPFDLYMIGYAELYFMCGENAKANEIFSTVGTIYDQDLEYYESVDQKTFAKNVSYFASNRDLTLGFHGQDTQQALQILQALMAYSDKYGQKEESKKYATLLSKYVQMEPERQ
- a CDS encoding elongation factor G, with the translated sequence MKVYQTNEIKNIALIGGAKSGKTTLAECMLFEGGVIKRRGSVEDNNTVSDYREIELERQNSVYSTVMYTEYAGKKINIIDNPGFDDFIGEVFSSLKVCETALMVVNAQNGVEVGTEITWRHTNKQNVPVIFVVNQLEHEKANFEENIRQLKNQFGAKVTLVQYALNTGIGFDSVVDLLKMKLFKYNKDGKAEILDIPDSEKVKAEELHAALIEAAAESDESLMEIFFDKGTLTEEELFRGIKLGITHRNLFPVLCTSSKNNLGVSSLLEFIANSTPSPDEVAPPKTVEGKDIPCIITEPASAFIFKTSIETHIGEVSYFKVLSGEITEALDMVNVNNSTKERISQVFVCAGKNREKIAKVVAGDFAATIKLKNSYTNNTLNFSKNSEIQLKPIEFPNPKYRVAVKALNTADDEKLGGILNDMRKIDPTLIPEYSKELKQLILHGQGELHLTIAKWQIEKINKIDIEFLPPRIPYRETITKQSKSVYRHKKQSGGAGQFGEVHLLIQPFTENMVEPTEFPIRGKEQHELSWGGKLIFHNCIVGGSIDARFMPAILKGIMEKMEEGPLTGSYARDIAVYIYDGKMHPVDSNEISFKLAGRNAFKEAFKNAGPKILEPIYDVEVIVPEDKMGDVMTDLQGRRAVIMGMDSEGNYQKILAKVPLAEMNRYSTALSSITSGRATYGMKFSEYTQVPGEIQTQLLKAYEEQEKDEE